The proteins below come from a single Branchiostoma floridae strain S238N-H82 chromosome 5, Bfl_VNyyK, whole genome shotgun sequence genomic window:
- the LOC118415601 gene encoding uncharacterized protein LOC118415601: MCSGRLMCLACQEERQIQGDVSCNSTSMWVSFRREDLARHDESSMHLRDPSCIADISNTHVTFSTALDECGTTAAENGTTNKIVYTNDVFAHLLQITPDGAGVITRTTEDRWTFSCHYVRDDSVAVGALFPVPASSVVILHGDGSFTFSMNLYRSDRFSQPYGQADFPVEVSVNEDLYFGISVEAAGSGLVLFVDNCRAMPSSTPGGSTEYYIIKDGCHQDDTLQEFTSASATSAQYGISAFKFTNESLPYVYLHCDVMVCLENNADSRCDQGCVDTRRRRRATDGGVEERATLVQGPILILVPDDTQDACAESCHLHASCSPSTGRCVCEPGWVGDGVHCQDFDECTIVSCGVHQRCVNKPGSHVCECMPGYMEVDGSCQVAHAYRSTSRILARSFTPALEDHGSQEYRDLVSEVTSTLESLYRRTSLAGDLLSVIIIAFRPGSVLVDHVINIRASADFSPAMTSDEFKVVVEKANGTALDIDIGSGVAIMDYDECSDPEKTDCSPHAACLNTVGSFSCSCIMGYQDKSPDVASRPGRVCEPEAGVSDSWVPAATGAAAAAAVVIIAIATITYLRRANRKRGLKNVEGRNNLAFVNTTSKPVETVNSSPYRDCDSGF, encoded by the exons ATGTGTAGTGGAAGACTGATGTGTTTGGCCTGTCAGGAGGAACGTCAAA TCCAGGGTGACGTGTCCTGTAACTCCACCTCCATGTGGGTCAGCTTCCGCCGGGAGGATCTGGCTCGCCACGACGAGTCCAGCATGCACCTGCGCGACCCATCATGCATTGCGGATATCAGCAACACTCACGTGACCTTTAGTACTGCCCTTGACGAATGTGGGACCACAGCGGCG GAAAACGGCACAACCAACAAGATAGTCTACACCAATGACGTGTTCGCGCACTTGCTGCAAATCACCCCGGATGGAGCTGGCGTAATCACCAGGACCACGGAGGACCGTTGGACGTTCAGCTGCCATTACGTCAGAGATGACTCGGTAGCCGTCGGCGCCCTGTTTCCGGTTCCGGCATCGAG TGTGGTGATTCTGCACGGAGACGGCTCCTTCACCTTCAGCATGAACCTGTATCGGTCAGACCGCTTCTCTCAGCCGTACGGGCAGGCGGACTTCCCTGTAGAG GTATCTGTGAATGAGGACCTGTACTTCGGCATCTCGGTGGAGGCGGCCGGCTCCGGGCTGGTCCTGTTTGTGGACAACTGCAGAGCGATGCCGTCCTCCACTCCTGGCGGATCTACAGAGTACTACATCATAAAGGACGG CTGCCACCAGGACGACACTCTTCAGGAGTTCACCTCCGCCTCGGCTACTTCTGCGCAGTACGGTATCTCTGCCTTCAAGTTTACCAACGAATCACTG CCATACGTGTACTTGCACTGTGACGTCATGGTGTGTCTGGAGAACAATGCCGACTCCAGATGTGACCAGGGCTGCGTCGACACGCGCAGGCGCAGAAGGGCCACAGACGGCGGTGTGGAGGAACGCGCTACCCTGGTGCAGGGGCCCATCTTAATCCTAGTCCCTGATGACACTCAAGATG CCTGTGCTGAAAGTTGCCACCTGCATGCCTCCTGCAGCCCCTCAACAGGGAGATGTGTGTGCGAACCTGGGTGGGTTGGAGATGGGGTCCACTGCCAGG ATTTTGACGAGTGCACGATCGTGTCCTGCGGGGTCCATCAGCGCTGCGTCAACAAGCCCGGAAGTCACGTGTGCGAGTGCATGCCGGGATACATGGAGGTGGATGGAAGCTGCCAGG TCGCGCATGCGTACCGGTCCACCAGCCGCATTTTGGCCAGAAGCTTCACCCCGGCGCTGGAGGATCATGGGAGTCAGGAGTACAGGGATCTGGTGTCAGAGGTCACCAGCACG CTGGAGTCCCTGTACCGCCGAACTAGTCTGGCCGGAGACTTACTCAGCGTCATCATCATCGCCTTCCGGCCCGGCAGCGTCCTCGTGGATCACGTGATCAACATCCGGGCCTCCGCGGACTTCTCTCCTGCCATGACTTCAGATGAGTTCAAGGTCGTTGTGGAGAAAGCCAACGGGACGGCGCTGGACATAGACATCGGGAGTGGCGTCGCCATCATGG ACTATGACGAGTGCTCGGACCCGGAGAAGACTGACTGCTCCCCGCACGCCGCCTGTCTCAACACCGTCGGCTCCTTCTCCTGCAGTTGCATCATGGGATACCAGGACAAGTCCCCGGATGTAGCCTCACGCCCCGGGAGGGTCTGTGAACCAGAAGCCG GTGTCTCGGACAGCTGGGTCCCGGCAGCAACAGgtgcagcagctgcagcagctgTCGTCATCATCGCCATAGCAACCATCACGTACCTGCGCCGTGCCAACCGCAAGAGAGGGCTCAAGAATGTGGAAG GGCGCAACAATCTTGCTTTCGTGAACACCACGAGCAAACCGGTGGAGACTGTCAACAGCTCCCCCTACCGGGACTGTGACAGCGGCTTCTAA